The Chitinophaga sp. H8 genome contains a region encoding:
- the coaE gene encoding dephospho-CoA kinase (Dephospho-CoA kinase (CoaE) performs the final step in coenzyme A biosynthesis.) produces the protein MLKIGITGGIGSGKTTVCKIFELLGIPVYYADAAAKDIMTRDPELAAQIRQHFGEAAYDTAGTLNRKFIADIVFNDKNKLLLLNSLVHPATIRDSNQWAERQQAPYVLKEAALMFESESFHYLDKVIGVYAPQPLRVHRVMKRDNISRNEVLARIHKQMDETIKMRLCDYVIHNDEQQMVIPQVLALHEKLLQLSTGTGMPD, from the coding sequence ATGTTAAAGATTGGCATTACAGGCGGTATTGGATCTGGCAAAACCACGGTTTGCAAAATATTTGAACTATTAGGCATTCCGGTGTACTATGCCGATGCTGCCGCTAAAGATATTATGACAAGGGACCCGGAACTGGCCGCACAGATCCGGCAGCATTTTGGGGAAGCGGCCTATGATACCGCCGGTACCCTCAACCGTAAATTTATCGCAGATATTGTGTTTAATGATAAAAACAAACTCCTGCTGCTGAATTCACTCGTACATCCGGCTACCATCCGCGACTCCAACCAGTGGGCAGAACGCCAGCAGGCACCATATGTGCTGAAAGAAGCTGCCCTGATGTTTGAAAGTGAATCCTTCCACTACCTGGATAAGGTGATCGGCGTATATGCGCCGCAACCACTCCGGGTACACCGGGTGATGAAACGGGACAATATCAGCAGAAATGAGGTACTGGCCCGTATCCACAAACAAATGGACGAAACCATCAAAATGCGCTTATGCGATTACGTTATTCATAATGATGAACAGCAGATGGTGATACCACAGGTACTGGCCTTACATGAAAAACTGCTGCAACTCTCCACAGGTACCGGTATGCCGGACTAA
- the yajC gene encoding preprotein translocase subunit YajC has product MNMLNILLAASPQGGAQGGSSMVSFIFFGGMILVMWLFMIRPQTKKAKLQKQFIDNLREGDKIVTIAGIHGKVKKINDNNTLQVEVSPGTYFVIERSAVSMEYTSNQQKTEEKK; this is encoded by the coding sequence ATGAACATGCTGAACATTTTACTGGCGGCCTCACCACAGGGAGGTGCACAAGGTGGCTCCTCTATGGTCTCTTTCATATTTTTTGGAGGTATGATCCTGGTAATGTGGTTATTTATGATCCGCCCTCAGACCAAGAAAGCCAAACTGCAAAAACAATTCATTGATAACCTGCGCGAAGGAGATAAAATAGTAACTATTGCCGGTATCCACGGTAAAGTGAAAAAAATTAATGATAACAATACCCTGCAGGTAGAAGTAAGTCCTGGTACCTACTTCGTAATCGAACGCTCCGCTGTTAGCATGGAATATACCAGCAACCAGCAGAAAACAGAAGAAAAGAAATAA
- a CDS encoding DUF1573 domain-containing protein: MKTLFYMLVSGCFLMAACNSKAAKEGNQQTQDTTAVSAANGQHPVMTFDKPTHNFGDITQGEKVEYSFKFTNTGNKDLLIMDATSTCGCTVPEWPKEPIKPGQSGYMKVIFDSHGKEGYTEKAITIRANTENEIVEGPKIQCNILKP, from the coding sequence ATGAAAACACTGTTCTATATGCTTGTCAGCGGCTGTTTCTTAATGGCTGCCTGCAACAGTAAAGCAGCTAAAGAGGGCAATCAGCAAACGCAGGATACCACTGCCGTCAGTGCTGCTAATGGCCAGCATCCGGTGATGACCTTTGATAAGCCTACTCATAATTTTGGAGATATTACGCAAGGCGAAAAAGTGGAGTATTCTTTTAAATTCACCAATACTGGTAATAAAGACCTCCTCATTATGGATGCTACCTCCACCTGCGGATGTACGGTACCAGAATGGCCCAAAGAACCCATCAAACCCGGTCAAAGCGGTTATATGAAAGTGATTTTTGATAGCCATGGTAAAGAAGGATATACCGAAAAAGCCATCACCATCAGGGCCAATACAGAAAATGAAATCGTAGAAGGACCAAAAATCCAGTGTAATATCCTGAAACCCTGA
- the nusB gene encoding transcription antitermination factor NusB encodes MISRRNIRVKVMQTLYALETMEVGTIKPGTATRLLNEKLDQTCQIFTYLLYSVVQVAQYAEKDAHTRASKHLPSAEDLQVNTKIAGNEFIFQITNDPGFQVNLEQWKMKYLTDPELIRKLYNLLVATDTYKTYTQEPSRSKNAEKEILEFIFKEILHKNEEFLQHVEDNFLHWGDDEDMMGILISNFFNKPHLFNFLQLISKEKLDYARELLLTVIDKKTYCLELITPKLQNWDPERIASVDMLLMEMGVCEFLYFPTIPTKVTINEYIDLAKAYSTPQSGQFVNGILDNILKDLEKEQLIQKVDRNKN; translated from the coding sequence ATGATCAGTAGACGAAATATCCGGGTAAAAGTAATGCAAACACTCTATGCCCTGGAAACGATGGAGGTAGGCACAATCAAGCCAGGCACGGCCACCAGACTTTTAAATGAAAAGCTGGATCAAACCTGCCAGATCTTTACTTACTTGCTTTATTCAGTGGTACAGGTAGCGCAATATGCCGAAAAGGATGCGCATACCCGCGCTTCCAAACACCTTCCCTCTGCCGAGGACCTGCAGGTGAATACCAAAATTGCAGGAAATGAATTTATCTTTCAGATTACGAATGATCCCGGCTTCCAGGTAAACCTGGAACAATGGAAAATGAAATACCTGACTGATCCTGAACTGATCCGCAAATTGTACAATTTGCTGGTAGCTACGGATACCTATAAAACCTATACCCAGGAACCTTCCCGCTCTAAAAACGCGGAGAAAGAAATACTGGAATTCATTTTCAAGGAAATACTCCATAAAAACGAAGAATTTCTGCAGCATGTGGAAGATAACTTCCTCCACTGGGGAGATGATGAAGATATGATGGGTATATTGATCAGTAACTTCTTCAATAAACCACACCTGTTCAACTTTTTACAACTGATCAGCAAGGAAAAACTGGACTATGCCCGGGAACTCCTCCTCACTGTCATCGACAAAAAAACATATTGCCTGGAGCTGATTACTCCCAAGTTGCAAAACTGGGATCCGGAAAGAATCGCCTCCGTAGATATGCTGCTCATGGAAATGGGGGTATGTGAGTTCTTATACTTCCCTACTATTCCTACCAAAGTAACGATCAACGAATACATTGACCTGGCTAAAGCTTACAGCACGCCACAAAGTGGCCAGTTTGTAAATGGTATCCTGGACAATATCCTGAAAGATCTGGAAAAAGAACAACTGATCCAGAAGGTAGACCGTAATAAAAATTAG
- a CDS encoding co-chaperone GroES, with the protein MAKKLSIKPLADRVIVKPAAAEEKTAGGIIIPDTAKEKPQKGTVVAAGPGKKDEPVTVKVGDTVLYGKYAGTEISVEGQDLLIMRESDILAIV; encoded by the coding sequence ATGGCTAAAAAATTAAGTATTAAACCTTTAGCTGACAGGGTAATCGTAAAACCCGCAGCAGCAGAAGAAAAAACAGCTGGTGGTATCATTATCCCGGACACAGCAAAAGAAAAACCTCAAAAAGGTACTGTAGTAGCTGCTGGCCCTGGTAAAAAAGATGAGCCTGTAACTGTAAAGGTAGGTGATACTGTATTGTATGGTAAATATGCCGGTACTGAAATCAGCGTTGAAGGCCAGGATTTATTGATCATGCGCGAGTCTGACATTCTGGCGATCGTTTAA
- the groL gene encoding chaperonin GroEL (60 kDa chaperone family; promotes refolding of misfolded polypeptides especially under stressful conditions; forms two stacked rings of heptamers to form a barrel-shaped 14mer; ends can be capped by GroES; misfolded proteins enter the barrel where they are refolded when GroES binds) has protein sequence MAKQIFFSTDARNKMKKGVDTLADAVKVTLGPKGRNVVIEKKFGAPGVTKDGVTVAKEIELEDAIENMGAQMVKEVASKTADIAGDGTTTATVLAQAIIGEGLKNVAAGANPMDLKRGIDKAVKVIVENLRKQSEKVGNDNKKIEQVAAISANNDAEIGKLIAQAMQKVTKDGVITVEEAKGTDTTVEVVEGMQFDRGYLSPYFITNSEKMQAELQSPYILIYDKKISTMKDILHILEKVAQQGAPLVIISEDLEGEALATLVVNKLRGTLKVAAVKAPGFGDRRKEMLQDIATLTGGIVISEDQGYKLENADLTYLGRAESVTIDKDNTTVVGGKGKKDEIKARIGQIKSQIEVTTSDYDREKLQERLAKLSGGVAVLYVGAATEVEMKEKKDRVDDALHATRAAVEEGIVPGGGVAYIRAIESLDKLKGDNEDEQTGIAIVKRAVEEPLRQITANAGIEGSIVVQKVKEGKGDFGFNARTEKYEKLLGAGVIDPTKVTRIALENAASIAGMLLTTECVIADRPEPKAAAPAMPGGGHGMGMDY, from the coding sequence ATGGCAAAGCAAATATTTTTCAGTACCGATGCCCGCAACAAAATGAAGAAGGGTGTTGATACCCTGGCGGATGCTGTGAAGGTAACCCTGGGTCCAAAAGGCCGCAACGTAGTAATAGAAAAGAAATTTGGTGCTCCCGGAGTTACTAAAGATGGTGTTACTGTAGCGAAAGAAATTGAGCTGGAAGATGCTATCGAGAACATGGGTGCTCAGATGGTGAAGGAAGTAGCTTCCAAAACTGCTGATATTGCAGGTGATGGTACTACTACTGCAACTGTACTGGCTCAGGCTATCATAGGCGAAGGTTTGAAAAACGTAGCTGCAGGTGCAAATCCAATGGACCTGAAGCGTGGTATCGACAAAGCGGTTAAAGTTATTGTTGAAAACCTGAGAAAACAATCTGAAAAAGTAGGTAACGATAATAAGAAGATTGAGCAGGTAGCTGCTATTTCTGCCAACAATGATGCAGAAATCGGAAAGCTGATTGCACAAGCTATGCAGAAAGTTACTAAAGATGGCGTTATCACGGTAGAAGAAGCAAAAGGTACTGATACTACTGTAGAAGTAGTAGAAGGTATGCAGTTTGACCGTGGTTACCTGTCTCCATACTTCATTACCAACAGCGAAAAAATGCAGGCTGAACTGCAGAGCCCTTATATCCTGATCTATGACAAAAAGATCAGCACGATGAAGGACATCCTGCACATCCTGGAAAAAGTAGCTCAGCAAGGCGCTCCACTGGTGATCATCTCTGAAGATCTGGAAGGAGAAGCACTGGCTACCCTGGTAGTGAACAAATTACGTGGCACTTTGAAAGTAGCTGCTGTTAAAGCTCCTGGCTTTGGCGACAGAAGAAAAGAAATGCTGCAGGACATTGCTACTTTAACCGGTGGTATCGTAATCAGCGAAGACCAGGGTTACAAACTGGAAAATGCTGACCTGACTTACCTGGGTAGAGCAGAGTCTGTAACGATCGATAAAGACAACACTACTGTAGTAGGTGGTAAAGGCAAGAAAGATGAGATCAAAGCCCGTATCGGCCAGATCAAATCCCAGATTGAAGTAACTACTTCTGACTACGATCGTGAAAAATTACAGGAGCGCCTGGCTAAATTAAGCGGTGGTGTGGCTGTATTGTACGTAGGTGCTGCTACCGAAGTAGAAATGAAAGAGAAGAAAGACCGTGTGGATGATGCTTTACACGCTACCCGCGCTGCTGTTGAAGAAGGTATCGTACCTGGTGGTGGTGTTGCTTACATCCGTGCTATCGAATCTCTGGACAAACTGAAAGGTGATAACGAAGATGAACAAACCGGTATTGCTATCGTAAAACGCGCTGTTGAAGAGCCTTTACGTCAGATCACTGCTAACGCAGGTATCGAAGGTTCTATCGTGGTACAGAAAGTAAAAGAAGGTAAAGGTGATTTTGGTTTCAACGCACGCACTGAAAAGTATGAGAAATTACTGGGTGCAGGTGTTATTGATCCTACCAAAGTAACCCGTATTGCATTGGAAAATGCTGCTTCTATTGCCGGTATGTTGCTGACCACCGAATGTGTGATCGCTGACAGACCAGAACCTAAGGCTGCTGCTCCTGCTATGCCAGGTGGCGGACATGGTATGGGCATGGATTACTAA
- a CDS encoding FKBP-type peptidyl-prolyl cis-trans isomerase, translating to MKLFIHTGYYVVLLVLVLLTGCAKNDLSLAEMDALRTGNSGNDDARINEYLVKHNIEAVRDPSGLYYKILYFGDSLSVMQPTSIPTLAYTNKLLNDKVVASSFGGIDFDGRQLKDHILGWQIGLRKISKGGSILLFIPSALAFGPQSIGNLIPANSILISEVELIDFK from the coding sequence ATGAAACTATTCATACATACCGGTTATTACGTGGTTTTACTGGTATTGGTGCTATTAACGGGGTGTGCTAAGAATGACCTGTCCCTTGCCGAAATGGATGCATTAAGAACAGGTAATAGCGGGAATGATGATGCCCGGATTAATGAATATCTTGTCAAGCATAATATTGAGGCAGTAAGAGACCCTTCGGGGCTGTATTACAAGATATTGTATTTTGGAGATAGCCTGTCTGTTATGCAGCCCACCTCTATACCTACCTTAGCGTATACCAATAAGTTATTGAATGACAAGGTGGTGGCATCCTCATTTGGCGGTATTGATTTTGATGGCCGTCAATTGAAAGACCATATTTTGGGGTGGCAGATTGGGTTAAGAAAGATAAGCAAAGGAGGGAGTATCTTACTTTTTATACCTTCCGCACTGGCTTTTGGCCCACAGTCGATCGGTAACCTAATCCCGGCCAATTCTATTCTGATCAGCGAAGTGGAGCTGATAGATTTTAAATAG
- a CDS encoding FKBP-type peptidyl-prolyl cis-trans isomerase, translating into MRKLLALGAVFFVLLAACKKDKTPPYDFDGNLKADTLKILAYIKEKNITDVKRDTTGVYYKIIEPGNGVDSVYQTSKVKADYKLSLLDGTVVEESKPTDPLEFYLRGVIVGWRIGLPKITKGGTIQLFIPSPWGYQNEASAKIPANSVLIFNVKVRDVNY; encoded by the coding sequence ATGAGGAAATTACTAGCACTGGGAGCCGTTTTTTTTGTTTTATTAGCTGCCTGCAAAAAAGACAAAACACCGCCGTATGATTTTGATGGCAACCTGAAAGCAGATACCCTGAAGATATTGGCTTACATCAAAGAAAAAAATATTACCGATGTAAAGCGTGATACTACCGGTGTTTACTACAAAATCATTGAACCAGGTAACGGGGTAGACAGTGTGTACCAGACTTCTAAAGTAAAAGCAGATTATAAACTGTCTTTACTGGATGGTACAGTGGTAGAAGAATCTAAGCCTACTGACCCGCTGGAGTTCTATTTAAGAGGGGTAATTGTAGGATGGCGTATTGGTTTGCCCAAGATAACTAAAGGTGGAACGATCCAGTTGTTTATTCCTTCTCCCTGGGGATATCAGAATGAAGCGAGTGCTAAAATCCCGGCTAACTCTGTGTTGATCTTCAATGTGAAGGTGCGGGATGTTAATTATTGA
- a CDS encoding L-serine ammonia-lyase, producing MAHEPISVFDIFKIGIGPSSSHTLGPWRAAQQFLHAVDASGKLSMVTNVKVLLYGSLAKTGHGHGTDIAVQLGLCGDDPVTFDVNQITSKIDDIRRHKKILLSGQYEIVFDPLEDIDFLFEESLPFHPNALTFLVSFTDGDQQAFTYYSIGGGFVVQEGETHAGSAGVDLPFPIDTARQLLQWCIKTGYSISELVMENEGAWRPEEVTREGVMKIWQVMKECTYRGCHTTGELPGGLRVARRAAALNKRLLKGKPYQDYSSWITAIREGGNDFAYTLDWVSCFALAVNEENASFGRVVTAPTNGAAGVIPAVLQYYITFCNGFKDTQILQFLLTASEIGSIFKKRSTISAAMGGCQAEIGVSSAMAAAALTECLGGSQRQVLMAAEIAMEHHLGLTCDPIGGLVQVPCIERNTMGAIKAITASQLALQSNPELAKVSLDAVVKTMWETALDMNSKYKETSDGGLAVNIPISLPEC from the coding sequence GTGGCACACGAACCTATTTCCGTTTTCGACATCTTCAAGATAGGCATTGGACCGTCCAGCTCCCATACCTTAGGCCCCTGGCGTGCTGCACAGCAGTTTTTGCATGCTGTGGATGCTTCCGGCAAATTATCAATGGTAACCAACGTAAAAGTGTTGCTGTACGGCAGCCTGGCAAAAACCGGGCATGGCCACGGAACAGACATAGCGGTACAGCTGGGGTTGTGTGGGGATGACCCTGTCACATTTGATGTAAACCAGATCACTTCTAAGATAGATGACATCCGCCGTCATAAGAAAATCCTCTTGTCGGGTCAATATGAAATCGTATTTGATCCCCTGGAGGATATTGATTTCCTGTTTGAGGAATCGTTGCCATTTCATCCAAATGCACTTACTTTTCTGGTTTCCTTTACAGACGGAGATCAGCAGGCATTCACCTATTATTCAATAGGCGGGGGTTTTGTAGTGCAGGAAGGTGAAACACATGCCGGAAGTGCCGGTGTGGATCTCCCTTTTCCTATTGATACCGCCCGGCAATTATTGCAATGGTGTATTAAAACAGGGTATAGCATTTCAGAGCTGGTAATGGAAAATGAGGGTGCATGGCGTCCGGAGGAGGTTACACGGGAAGGCGTGATGAAAATATGGCAGGTGATGAAGGAGTGTACTTACCGGGGATGCCATACTACCGGAGAGCTGCCTGGCGGGTTGAGAGTAGCCCGCAGGGCCGCAGCGCTGAATAAAAGGCTTTTAAAAGGCAAGCCTTACCAGGATTATAGCTCCTGGATCACAGCTATCCGGGAAGGCGGTAATGATTTTGCCTATACATTGGATTGGGTGAGCTGTTTTGCATTAGCTGTTAATGAGGAAAATGCTTCCTTTGGCCGGGTGGTAACGGCGCCAACCAATGGTGCAGCAGGGGTAATCCCGGCAGTATTACAGTATTATATTACCTTTTGTAATGGGTTTAAGGACACCCAGATTTTACAGTTCTTATTAACCGCTTCGGAAATAGGCAGCATTTTTAAAAAGCGATCCACCATTTCCGCTGCTATGGGAGGATGCCAGGCAGAGATCGGGGTGTCTTCAGCTATGGCCGCTGCCGCATTAACAGAATGTTTGGGCGGCTCCCAGCGACAGGTATTAATGGCGGCAGAAATAGCGATGGAGCATCACCTGGGGCTTACCTGCGATCCTATTGGCGGGTTGGTGCAGGTACCCTGTATTGAAAGAAATACGATGGGGGCGATAAAAGCTATTACTGCATCACAACTGGCGCTTCAGAGTAATCCGGAATTAGCTAAGGTATCTTTGGATGCGGTGGTGAAAACGATGTGGGAAACAGCGTTGGATATGAATTCCAAATACAAGGAAACCTCTGATGGCGGGCTGGCGGTGAATATCCCTATCAGTTTGCCGGAGTGTTAG